The genomic DNA AGACGCAAAGGCCTGACCTGCTGGCCTCACTTCCCTCAGGAAAGGCCTGTGTCCAGGACACTGAAAGCAGTTCTCGGCCTTGTGAGGGCTGAAGAGGGTAAGAACAGCAGCACCAGCTGCTGGGAGGAGCCAACCCCTGGCTGCAGCACCATTTCCGGGCAAACCAGAGACGTGGAAAACCAGTATCTTCAGGGACTCACCTACCACTCTGAGACCAAGAGGATGTATATGACTCTCCTTCCCCAGGCCTTTGGGGGTGGTGGGAAAGGGCTGGTCTCCCCAGTCTGCCTTCCTTAGAGGGAGGGATCACtgttccctgccccccactcacAGCAAAGCACTCAAATCCTCATCTGGCTTCTTAGTTAGAATCTGAAGACGGTGGAGGAACTCCACTTGGACAGGAAAAACGCTCCAGCCTGTTTCCATTAACTTGTGACTGAGTCTAACGTTTCCTGTGATTCTGAGTACAGACAACGGGTCAGTCTCAGCAGTGTGGATTTTGTCGCAGACATCTCAACACATGGCTGGTGCCAGTACTACTTAAAAACGACACATGCCGTCAGAGCCTCACACTGAAGGTGTCAAACACATGCAGGATAATATTTAGAAAGTAATCTCGATAAGCATAACAcatccattttcatttgtaattcCAGGCATTATTTTGTGCATTAAAAACGCTGAATTGGGAGTTCACAAACTTCAGGATGCCAAAGTCTGGcgtgcaaaagaaaaataatattaataatggtaGAGACTCCCTATTCAACCAGAAGAAGGGGGCCATGGGAGTTTTGGGAGGTAGCAAGCCTGTAAGGTGACATGAACAGGAGGCTGTGGAGATGTACCTTGGTGGGCAGAGCAGCAGGGACAGGACACCAGGGAGCACCTGTGCTCTCCACAGCACTGGCCGCCGGGAAACAGGGGCACCCAGTGAAGAGTTATCCAAAGAGTAGATTCTAACAGCAGCCCTGATTTTCCACGTAGGATTAGTCATCATACAATTCCAAGCCCTTTCTTCAGCTCCAGTCTGATTTAAGGTCAGGCCAAGACCTTGACACCTGTAAACACTGTAACTTCAATCTTACATTAAAAGATACATGtttctcaggatgcctgggtggctcagttggttaagcctccaactttgactcaggtcatgatctcatggttcatgggttcgaaccctgcgttgggctctgtgctgaaacctctgagcctggagcctgcttcaaattctgtctgcctctctctctacccctcccctgctcacactctgtctctcaaaaaacaaataaacataaaaaaaaaaaaagatacatgtttcTGGAGCAACAGGAgcttacttacattttaaaaagctcttcttcatcttcttccagCGTTTTAATTTCTTGCTCAGGAAGAGAAACTATAGGCTCAAACTGGGGGTCATGGTTGGACTCATCTGCATTCTCGGTGGAGGTGTCATGGTCCTCATGGGTGTCCTGTGgagtgaggtgcagagaggtgacCCTGCTGGCTCCAGAGCGTGCCCCTCACCCAGAGCTCAGCAGTGGGCACCCCTCCTAGTGAACGGCCTCATCCCCAAACAAGAGATTAAGCCCACAGTCTTTCACATAAGGGTTTGCACGCACAGAGTGCAATAAGATGCTGAATTTCAGCACCCTCCCCAGATGCATCAATCACATCTGTGCACATACTGGGGCTCCTAAATTGAGCCACCTACTGGAAGATGAGAAACTGCCTCATCacttgaacctcagtttcctcatctgtaaaatgtgaataatcaCAAGGGCAAATGATTAAAAGATGCAATGACAGAAGAGGGTCTCAAGTAGAGTTGTCACCCTTTAATCAAAAAGCAACCATTTGGGTTTTTACTGGTTGAGAAAAATCTGTGCTCTTGCttagcagaaaggaaaaaggtTGCTACAGGATGGCTAGTGCTTACACGCAATTCACAGTTCTGTCAGCAATTTGCTCTTAAATCAGAAAGTTGATGTGTCAACAGAAATCGTACAATGAGCCCTAAGATTCTGAAGCAATTTATTAAACTACAGGGCACAAAGAATCAGATTTGAGGTTCAAGTCTCACAGAACACGTGGCTTGATGATCTATAAATCCGTAAGCTGGGAGACCTCCCTACCAGACTcgagccaaaaaagaaaatatataagctTTCATTGCTTTCCTTGGTTGGATAAGCACTGCGGCTCCACCAGGGTCAGCTCACCCGAGCAGATGCCCTCGGTCAACAAAGCCACCCCCACTCTGGGTCGGTTCGACCAGGACCCGTCCACCCCGCTGAAACGTGAGTTTCTGCCACAGAGGCCTGTGGCGGCTCAAGACGTGAGAACAGAATGAATGAAGTACTGCGTAGGCGACGGGAGGAAGGGACGCACGGTTTTGGTGGGAAGCCTGCAAGTGGGCCGAGCCAGGGGAAACCCGCCACCCGCCCCACTTCTCAGACGAGCGGCGAAGTAAACTCGAGACCGAGGAGTCGGGGCGGCGGGCCGCCCCACGCCTGGATGGAGCTTCCCGGCCCCACTTGGGACCGCCCCAAGGTCACGCGGGCGCCAGGCAGCCCCCGAGCCCGCGGAGCCATCGTGCGACCTCGCTCCGAAGGCCTCGAGCCCCCAGGCCGCGCTCCCCAAAGTTCCGACCCCGCGCCACCGAGGCCCCACAGGAGCCGAGCCCACAGGCCAGCGGGGGTTGGCAACGGCGGCGCGGGCCGCCCACGTGGCCGCCGATAGCGGCCTCGGCCTCCCGGCCCCCGCCCAGTCCCCACCCGAGCCCGGCCGCACCTTGGCGGCCGCCATGGGGACGCGGCGGCTCGGCTGGCTCGGTCGTCGCTGGCTCCGCGGCCTCTCGGCGGCTAGTCGTGGCTCCTTTCCTCCGCGTCTGGCGCCGGCGCCTCCCGCCCTCCCGCTCTTCCCTCCGCCCCGCGACCCGAACCCCGACCCCTGACCCCGGCGGCGGGAAACGCGACGCGATTCAAAACCAGTGCAGCTTTATTGGCTCACACGGCGGACATTCTCATTGTCCAGCCCGCCCCGCGCTTCCCGCCAAAACGCCCGCGGCGCATGCCCGGCCCGCCCGGCCGCCAGGGGAGTGGGTACTCCCGGCGGCCCTCGCGCGCGCTTCCGCCCCACCGCAGCGCGTGCCCCTCGAGCACGAGAAAAGGGCTGGGGGTAGGAGGTGACGCGTGGTGATGATGTCACCGGAAGCCAGGATGATAGAGATGCGCGGCCTCGGCTGCACTCGCTGGCGGCGGGAGAGCGGCCGGCTAGGTGAGCGGCCGGCACAGGCCCCTGGCGGGCAGGCGGCACACCCCATGCCCGAGACCCGAACCTGAGCACGGAGGGTTCGAGTCCCGCCTTGTCGGGGGTGGAGCCGGGGATAGACCTCGCGGCGTCGCACCCGCCCTCTGAGCGCCTGCCTCCCTTTGCCAGGACCAGGACCAGGTGGCGGAGGCAGCCCTCGTGGAGCCCCCAGTCCGGGCAGCGGACGGGCGGACGATGAGTGATAAACTCGACAGTGAAGTAAAGTGAAGGGAGATTCTGATGTGAGACCGGGTGGGAAgggatggagatgggggtggagggggaaacCCCTGGGAGAAAAGTGGGATCGGAGGTGAgttgggagaggagggaagggaatgggGGTGAGGCTGGGCATAGGGTGCACTAATGGAGGTCTGGATGTGGGGCTAGCGAACTGGGGAGTTCAGGTTCTAGGGTGCAGCCCgcagcccagcccctgcctgtCTCCACACAGGGCCCTGTGCCCATGGAGGGCTGCAGCCAGGACAGCAACAGTGCCCAGGGCAGCCCTGAAGCCCTAGCCcctcaggaggaagaggaggaggaggaaggtggggctggggtggctgCAGAGTCTGTGCCTCAGCCTGGGCTCTACAGCTACATCAGGGACGACTTGTTTACCTCGGAGATCTTCAAGTTGGAGCTGCAGAATGTGCCTCGCCACGCCAGCTTCAGTGATGTCCGACGCTTTCTGGGCCGCTTTGGCCTACAGCCTCATAAGACCAAACTCTTTGGGCAACCTCCCTGCGCCTTTGTGACATTCCGTAGCGCTGCTGAGCGGGACAAGGCCCTGCGCGTGCTGCACGGTGCCCTCTGGAAGGGCCGTCCACTCAGCGTGCGCTTGGCCCGACCCAAGGCTGATCCCATGGCCAGAAAGAGGCGGCGTGAGGATGAGGGTGAGCCCACGGCCACATGCATCGCAGATGTAGTGACCCCACTTTGGACCGTGCCCTATGCTGAGCAGCTTGAGCGGAAGCGGTTGGAGTGCGAGCAGGTGCTACAGAAGCTCGCCAAGTGAGTGCGGGTGATCACCCTCTTGGCCCTGGAACTTTGCTCAGCTCTATGCTTGTTCAGCCATCCCGTGCTCTGTATAGACATCCTTAGGTCCTGCATGGTCTCTTGGGTAGCTAACCACTGAGACCCATGTGTAACCAGTGGGGACACTGAGATCCCAAGGGAGGGGCCCAGAAGACCTGGGTATTTGGAGAGTAGCTGGGGAGGGTTGCAGGGGCAGCGGGCTGAGTCCAACCTTGGCCCCACCTCATCCTGCAGGGAAATTGGGAGCACCAACCGCGCCCTGCTGCCCTGGCTGCTCTCACAGAGGCACAAGCACAACAAGGCCTGCTGCCCGCTGGAGGGGGTTAGGCCATCACCCCAGCAGGTCAGGCCCGGCTGGTGTGGCCAGAAACTCACCTCATGTTCTTAAAGGAGCTCTTCTCACTTATCTTTGCCATCCCTTTTCatgctttgtatttatttctcctatttctcACATGACTGTTACTTGTTGTCAGCCCCATCTCCTGgactgccaggcactgtgggggAACTAGAGCCTCTTGCTCACCACCATCTCTCACTTGATGAGCTGTTCTGTCCACTCACAAGTGCTGGATGGCCAGGGTAAGGTCAGGcatgtctctctgcctccctctacCCTCCCTGCAGACCGAATATCGTAATAAGTGTGAGTTTCTGGTTGGCGTCGGGGTGGACGGGGAGGACAACACAGTCGGCTGTCGGCTTGGCAAGTACAAGGGCGGGACATGTGCTGTGGCAGCCCCCTTTGACACCGTGCACATCCCTGGGGCCACCAAGCAGGTGGTGAAGGCTTTCCAGGAGTTCATCCGGTGAGGGCTTATGGCTGGGCTAGGGGCCCCAAGAAGTCCTGAGGTGGTCTGGGAGCAGAGGGCCTGCCTGGGGGATCCTGGGATTGTGAtctggtgggtggggctggaggggagagcagggagacTGCTCGCCCAGTCCTGGTTGGCAGATATTGAGGACTCAGGGCCGCTCATGGCTCCCACCACAGGTCCACTCCATACTCAGCGTACAACCCAGAGACATACTCAGGCCACTGGAAGCAGCTGACTGTGCGCACCAGCCGCCGTGGCCAAGCCATGGCCATTGTTTACTTCCACCCCCAGGTCTCAGGCAAGGAGGCCCTGCTGGGGGAGGGTGTCTGGGCCACAGTGAGTTGTGATGCAACTTTACAAGGCCTTTTCTACTGCTTACCCAGAAGCTGAGCCCTGAGGAACTGGCTGGGCTGAAGGCCTCCTTGGCACAGCACTTCATGGCAGGGCCAGGCAAGGCCACTGGGGTGACCTGCCTCTACTTTGTAGAGGAGGGACAGCGGTGAGGACCCTGGGTAGGGATGGGGTGGGTCCCTGCAAGGGCTAGTGATACTGATGGACCTTACCCTACCATCCACAGAAAAACTCCCAGTCTGGAGGGCCTGCCCCTGGAGCACGTGGCTGGAGACCGATGCATCCACGAGGACCTGCTGGGGTTGACCTTCCGGATCTCCCCTCATGCCTTCTTTCAGGTAGCCCCAAATTTCTTAGGATCATGAGGACACATGGAGGGAGACCTGACATGATATCAAGATGTGATGGAGACAGTGGGCTAGGGCAGTGACAAAGGATTAGCCTGGCAAGAGACCTGGGGATAATGTCCAGGCAGGGGAGCCACAAGGATTGTAAGGTAGATGGAAGATCATTTGCCATTAGATTCTTTGACAACCCTCTTGGAGAGCCATATGTGGGGTGTGAGAACAGGAGCTGGAGTAATGCCAGGGCTCTGGTGTGAGCTCTAGTACTCAGAAAAGAGCTTCATAATTGATCGAGGGGTGGTGATATCAGCATCGTTGCCTTTTAAAGCTAGGAGACTGAGGTTGCCAGGCAACCCTCATGGGATTGAGGGTCAGTCTGAGGACTAGGCTTTTGGCTCCCTGATGGTTAGATAGGGGAGGGGTAGGATCAGGAGACCTAGGAAGAAAGTGAGCGAGCCAGGAATTGGGCCACAGAGGCAGGAAAGATGCCCAGGGAATGCAAGTGCTTGGcatggggcagtgggggaggggggcaggaggggaagccAACTTGGGCAGCAGGGCTCCCCTGACATCCTTGACACTGCCGGCTCACCCTCCAGGTGAACACCCCAGCAGCCGAGGTGCTCTACACAGTCATCCAGGACTGGGCCCAGCTGGACACAGGGAGCACAGTGCTAGACGTGTGCTGCGGCACTGGCACCATTGGCCTGGCACTGGCCCCGGTGAGccctcctgccctgcctgtgGATACCCTCCCCACACCACCCATGTTGTCACCTGCCTCATGATCCTCCGTGATCCCCAGCCCAAAGACTAAGGTTAACCGTAGTCTGCCAGATTCTCTTCCACTCTCCAAATGCCTCCTGCTGTTCCCTTCCCTAAGAAGCCCCCAGGATGGGTCAGAATGCCATGAGTCTGTCCTTTACTGGTTTCAGAAGGTGAAGAGAGTTGTAGGAATTGAGCTGTGCCAGGAGGCTGTGGAAGATGCCCGGGTGAATGCCCAAGACAATGGTGAGAGCCAGTGCCCCACAAAGGTGGGCAGCAGATGCCTCTGCTGCATACCCTCAGCACAGCACCTGGGACCCACCAGGTGGTTCTTAGGACTCATGgtgggtggggtgagggcagagagtaCAGGAGGGCTA from Prionailurus viverrinus isolate Anna chromosome D3, UM_Priviv_1.0, whole genome shotgun sequence includes the following:
- the TRMT2A gene encoding tRNA (uracil-5-)-methyltransferase homolog A isoform X1, with product MSDKLDSEGPVPMEGCSQDSNSAQGSPEALAPQEEEEEEEGGAGVAAESVPQPGLYSYIRDDLFTSEIFKLELQNVPRHASFSDVRRFLGRFGLQPHKTKLFGQPPCAFVTFRSAAERDKALRVLHGALWKGRPLSVRLARPKADPMARKRRREDEGEPTATCIADVVTPLWTVPYAEQLERKRLECEQVLQKLAKEIGSTNRALLPWLLSQRHKHNKACCPLEGVRPSPQQTEYRNKCEFLVGVGVDGEDNTVGCRLGKYKGGTCAVAAPFDTVHIPGATKQVVKAFQEFIRSTPYSAYNPETYSGHWKQLTVRTSRRGQAMAIVYFHPQKLSPEELAGLKASLAQHFMAGPGKATGVTCLYFVEEGQRKTPSLEGLPLEHVAGDRCIHEDLLGLTFRISPHAFFQVNTPAAEVLYTVIQDWAQLDTGSTVLDVCCGTGTIGLALAPKVKRVVGIELCQEAVEDARVNAQDNGTSGHQAKPCGGECPWSPDRAVMPYPELSNVEFHCGRAEDLVPALVSRLASQQLVAILDPPRAGLHSKVILAVRRAENLKRLLYVSCNPRAAMGNFVDLCRAPSNRVKGTPFRPVKAVAVDLFPQTPHCEMLILFERVEYPNGTGALEPQDPPAQPPPGSPDDTLQETGASTSS
- the TRMT2A gene encoding tRNA (uracil-5-)-methyltransferase homolog A isoform X3, whose protein sequence is MSDKLDSEGPVPMEGCSQDSNSAQGSPEALAPQEEEEEEEGGAGVAAESVPQPGLYSYIRDDLFTSEIFKLELQNVPRHASFSDVRRFLGRFGLQPHKTKLFGQPPCAFVTFRSAAERDKALRVLHGALWKGRPLSVRLARPKADPMARKRRREDEGEPTATCIADVVTPLWTVPYAEQLERKRLECEQVLQKLAKEIGSTNRALLPWLLSQRHKHNKACCPLEGVRPSPQQTEYRNKCEFLVGVGVDGEDNTVGCRLGKYKGGTCAVAAPFDTVHIPGATKQVVKAFQEFIRSTPYSAYNPETYSGHWKQLTVRTSRRGQAMAIVYFHPQKLSPEELAGLKASLAQHFMAGPGKATGVTCLYFVEEGQRKTPSLEGLPLEHVAGDRCIHEDLLGLTFRISPHAFFQVNTPAAEVLYTVIQDWAQLDTGSTVLDVCCGTGTIGLALAPKVKRVVGIELCQEAVEDARVNAQDNELSNVEFHCGRAEDLVPALVSRLASQQLVAILDPPRAGLHSKVILAVRRAENLKRLLYVSCNPRAAMGNFVDLCRAPSNRVKGTPFRPVKAVAVDLFPQTPHCEMLILFERVEYPNGTGALEPQDPPAQPPPGSPDDTLQETGASTSS
- the TRMT2A gene encoding tRNA (uracil-5-)-methyltransferase homolog A isoform X2; translated protein: MEGCSQDSNSAQGSPEALAPQEEEEEEEGGAGVAAESVPQPGLYSYIRDDLFTSEIFKLELQNVPRHASFSDVRRFLGRFGLQPHKTKLFGQPPCAFVTFRSAAERDKALRVLHGALWKGRPLSVRLARPKADPMARKRRREDEGEPTATCIADVVTPLWTVPYAEQLERKRLECEQVLQKLAKEIGSTNRALLPWLLSQRHKHNKACCPLEGVRPSPQQTEYRNKCEFLVGVGVDGEDNTVGCRLGKYKGGTCAVAAPFDTVHIPGATKQVVKAFQEFIRSTPYSAYNPETYSGHWKQLTVRTSRRGQAMAIVYFHPQKLSPEELAGLKASLAQHFMAGPGKATGVTCLYFVEEGQRKTPSLEGLPLEHVAGDRCIHEDLLGLTFRISPHAFFQVNTPAAEVLYTVIQDWAQLDTGSTVLDVCCGTGTIGLALAPKVKRVVGIELCQEAVEDARVNAQDNGTSGHQAKPCGGECPWSPDRAVMPYPELSNVEFHCGRAEDLVPALVSRLASQQLVAILDPPRAGLHSKVILAVRRAENLKRLLYVSCNPRAAMGNFVDLCRAPSNRVKGTPFRPVKAVAVDLFPQTPHCEMLILFERVEYPNGTGALEPQDPPAQPPPGSPDDTLQETGASTSS